The following nucleotide sequence is from Mus pahari unplaced genomic scaffold, PAHARI_EIJ_v1.1 scaffold_14034_1, whole genome shotgun sequence.
TCACCTGTTTGCAAGTAAATATGATTACTGGTTTTATTGGGTGCACTACACCTCATGCTGCTCTTTGTGTTGTAGTTCCTTCAGATTACCTATGGACCTTTAGATTACANCTTCAATGATAATGAACAATCTCCCTATGTCTATCAGATGGCCCCAAAGGACACAACTCTAGCATTGGCAATGGTCTCCTTTATACTTTACTTCCACTGGAACTGGGTTGGTCTTGTCATCTCAGATGATGATCAAGGCATTCAATTTCTCTCNGAgttgaaaaaagaaaccaaaaagaaggaaatttgcTTTGCCTTTGTGANCATGTTAGAACNCTCTGGGCGTTCATTCTATCAGTATACTGAANTGAACTACAAACAAATTGTGATGTCATCCACAAATGTTATTATCATTTATGGGGAAACAAATGGCATTATTGAATTGAACTACAGAATATGGGAATCTACTCTTATACAGAGAAtatgggtcaccacaacacaattGAATTTTCCTACCATTAAAAAGGACTTACCTCATGGCACATTCTATGGGACTTTTACTTTTCTACCCCACCATGGTGAGATTTCtggctttaaaatttttgtgcaGAGATTGGGCCATCTCAAAAGAACAGATTTGTATCTAGCAATTCCAGAGTGGAAGTACTTTAACTGTGAAGCCTCAGCATGTAACTGTAAAATACTGATGAATTATTCATTGAATGCCTCATTGGAATGGCTAATGGAACAGAAGTTTGACATAATCTTTAGTGATGGTGGTCAAAACATATACAATGCTGTGTATGTCATGGCCCATGCTCTCCATGAGATGAATCTGCAACAGGTTGATAATCAGGCAATAGACAATGGGAAAGGAGCCAGTTCTCACTGCTTGAAGGTagagtttctttttattggatgaTGGTTGGTGTCTTCAATTGCATAGCTGTTTAGGGTCCCTCAGATGCACACACTTaatgaaataggaaatattttccaaaatagataaatttctgaacatttttcctaaggaaaaagaaaatctagtgactattataaatatgattgTTAAAAGAAGTCACAGATTATCAATGAAAATTTGTGGTTTTATACAGAGAACTCAGATGTTAGCACGCCCCTTCCAATATTGGATACAAACAGTCCTTGCCCATAAATTTTCTCCATGGAGAGAAgatgagattttatttatatttgtcaaTTATATTGAAATTATTATAAGGAATGGTTTCCACTAAAGTTCTCCAGTGAATCTGCCCCTAATGTAGGCTCTGGGTAACTTACTTCGTTTTCTGAGGGTAACTAAACATGAAACAGGGTTGGTATTCAAttctgtatatataaatgtgtttatatgtgtcaATGTATCTTTAtcactgtgtatatatatatttgttttactcttactgtgtatctgtgtttatatttgtgttcCTTTGAGCatacatgtttatctttctgtatGATTGTGTAAGAGAGCAACAGTTTTCTCTNTGTATGAATTTCTTTTTNTaagtgtgtttacatatgtgtatgtttctttgagtttttgtcagagtatgtgtctttgtgtacctgtgtatatattttgtgagtgtttgtgtgtgcttttatttatttgtgttagcTTTACTGTTCATGTGTCTGCCAATTTCTTTGTGCCTTGCTTGGCATTTGCCTGtctttatgtaattatatatgaGTTTAAACTTCTCTGTGTTTGATTATCATTCGGGGTTGGTGCTTATATATTTATACCTCTCCCTCTCTAttgctctttctccctctctctctgtatgtctctctgtttgtctgtgtgccattgtatatattttgtataatttcaTGTCTGTGTTTTTAGTTCAGTGTATACGTTGTCTTTTATGTGCcacaatatttatatatgtttgaatatgtatatatttgtatataaataagtATAGAGCTATAATATATGTGTGACTTGGAAAATATGCGAGCCTGTCtctgtgttaatgtgtgtgtgtgtgtgtgtgtgtgtgtatgtgtgtgtgttgcatatctATGTTTGGTTCTGCAtttttgtctgtatttctttaatagtGTTCgctgaaataaatgaaatacttgGAATATtatgataatttcatttttccagtTACATTTGTTgtgatttctctcttttattctatCATATTGTTGCCTTTACTCTGAAATAAGAATACAGATTATGACGTGACCAAATAGTATATACATTATAGTGCAATTCTTGTGTTTTAGGTAAACTCCTTTCTGAGAAAGACCCACTTCACTAATCCTCTTGGGGACAAAGTGATCATGAAACAGAGAGTAATACTGCAGGAAGCCTATGACATTTTTCACTCTTGGAATCTCTCACAACACCTTGGGATTAAGGTGAAGTTAGGAACGTTCAGCCCATATTTTCCACATGGACAACACTTTCATTTATATGGAGAAATGATTGAGTTggccacaggaagtagaaaggttAGAGTGTAGCAACTTACTGATTTATAATACACACCAGTAAACACTTTCAAGTGGATACACACNTaagtgtgtttacatatgtgtatgtttctttgagtttttgtcagagtatgtgtctttgtgtacctgtgtatatattttgtgagtgtttgtgtgtgcttttatttatttgtgttagcTTTACTGTTCATGTGTCTGCCAATTTCTTTGTGCCTTGCTTGGCATTTGCCTGtctttatgtaattatatatgaGTTTAAACTTCTCTGTGTTTGATTATCATTCGGGGTTGGTGCTTATATATTTATACCTCTCCCTCTCTAttgctctttctccctctctctctgtatgtctctctgtttgtctgtgtgccattgtatatattttgtataatttcaTGTCTGTGTTTTTAGTTCAGTGTATACGTTGTCTTTTATGTGCcacaatatttatatatgtttgaatatgtatatatttgtatataaataagtATAGAGCTATAATATATGTGTGACTTGGAAAATATGCGAGCCTGTCtctgtgttaatgtgtgtgtgtgtgtgtgtgtgtgtgtatgtgtgtgtgttgcatatctATGTTTGGTTCTGCAtttttgtctgtatttctttaatagtGTTCgctgaaataaatgaaatacttgGAATATtatgataatttcatttttccagtTACATTTGTTgtgatttctctcttttattctatCATATTGTTGCCTTTACTCTGAAATAAGAATACAGATTATGACGTGACCAAATAGTATATACATTATAGTGCAATTCTTGTGTTTTAGG
It contains:
- the LOC110314746 gene encoding vomeronasal type-2 receptor 116-like, encoding FLQITYGPLDYXFNDNEQSPYVYQMAPKDTTLALAMVSFILYFHWNWVGLVISDDDQGIQFLSELKKETKKKEICFAFVXMLEXSGRSFYQYTEXNYKQIVMSSTNVIIIYGETNGIIELNYRIWESTLIQRIWVTTTQLNFPTIKKDLPHGTFYGTFTFLPHHGEISGFKIFVQRLGHLKRTDLYLAIPEWKYFNCEASACNCKILMNYSLNASLEWLMEQKFDIIFSDGGQNIYNAVYVMAHALHEMNLQQVDNQAIDNGKGASSHCLKVNSFLRKTHFTNPLGDKVIMKQRVILQEAYDIFHSWNLSQHLGIKVKLGTFSPYFPHGQHFHLYGEMIELATGSRKMPSSVCSADCSPGFRRFWKEGMAACCFVCSPCPENEISNET